A genomic region of Plasmodium malariae genome assembly, chromosome: 14 contains the following coding sequences:
- the SRP19 gene encoding signal recognition particle subunit SRP19, putative — MINPEVTNVNDDARDFSRWKIIYPNYLNKKKKVKEGRRINLKYCVVDPSVDDIALACKELNIPCIVEKNKYYPRDWLVEGRIRIKMPDTENKTLSKFALMKEIGLKLQTVKANVDANVVVNSNSLTKKKKKKKKTRMKTKICQTIN; from the coding sequence ATGATTAATCCTGAAGTAACAAATGTAAATGATGACGCTAGAGACTTTTCACGatggaaaataatatatcccaattatttaaataaaaaaaaaaaggtaaaagaaGGAAGACGAATAAATTTAAAGTATTGTGTAGTAGATCCATCAGTAGATGATATTGCACTAGCTTGTAAAGAATTAAATATCCCATGCattgtagaaaaaaataaatactatCCACGAGATTGGCTAGTTGAAGGGAGAATACGAATTAAGATGCCTGATACAGAAAATAAGACTTTAAGTAAATTTGCTTTAATGAAAGAAATTGGATTGAAATTACAAACTGTAAAAGCAAATGTAGATGCTAATGTTGTAGTTAATTCTAACAGcttaaccaaaaaaaaaaaaaaaaaaaaaaaaacaaggaTGAAGACAAAGATATGCCAAACTATTAACTAA